From the genome of Rhizobacter sp. AJA081-3:
GCCGTCCACCGCCTCGACGCAAGCCGCCTGAGCGCTGCTGCCCACCCCACCGACGCGAGGATGCCCGTGGACCAACGACACGCCCTGACCGAACTCGTCTGCCGCTCGTGCATGACGCTCGACGACCGCGCCTTCGGCGCCTACCTCGAGCTGTGCGACCCGGCCTATCGCTACCGCATCACCGCCTACAGCCCGGAGATCCGCAAGGAGATGACCTGGCTGGAGCACGACAAGCCCGGCATGCAGACGCTGTTCACCAACCTGCCGCGCCACAACAGCGACCAGTCGCCGCTGACGCGTCACGTCACCGTCTACACCGTCGACCAGGACGACGCGAAAGGCCGCGCCAGAGTGGTCAGCGCGCTGCAGGTGTTCAAGACCACGCTGGACGGCGGCGCGACCG
Proteins encoded in this window:
- a CDS encoding aromatic-ring-hydroxylating dioxygenase subunit beta encodes the protein MPVDQRHALTELVCRSCMTLDDRAFGAYLELCDPAYRYRITAYSPEIRKEMTWLEHDKPGMQTLFTNLPRHNSDQSPLTRHVTVYTVDQDDAKGRARVVSALQVFKTTLDGGATELYAVGKIEDDIALTDAGPKLLDRNVRLQTRMLGIGYHIPF